The following are encoded in a window of Variovorax paradoxus genomic DNA:
- a CDS encoding LysR family transcriptional regulator: MHTEKLDMNLLRLFEAVYRLGSVSRAADALGLSQPAASQGLTRLRLALGDALFVRANGRMRPTLRAERLASVVQPAVAAIEDVLRDEDTFDPSRSRMTVRLHMNDIGEARLLPELMEALHRQAPGIRVHTTPLPHGEITDALETGAIHFALGFLPLVSGTERVDLLRDRYAVVVRAGHPMAKASKAADVRMTIQDLRRLEYVAVRSHSETLRILQQLGLDGRLVLNSAHFLALPAIIARTDFAVVMPQAIARRFIEPKRYAVLPAELPRSAFTVSLHWSRRFESDPAHHWMRNLFIGLFKDKGR; this comes from the coding sequence ATGCATACTGAAAAGCTGGACATGAACCTGCTCCGCCTGTTCGAGGCGGTGTACCGCCTCGGCAGCGTCAGCCGCGCCGCCGATGCGCTGGGGTTGTCGCAGCCGGCCGCCAGCCAAGGCCTGACGCGATTGCGGCTTGCCTTGGGCGATGCGCTGTTCGTGCGCGCCAACGGGCGCATGCGCCCGACGCTGCGCGCGGAGCGGCTCGCAAGCGTCGTGCAGCCGGCCGTGGCCGCCATCGAGGATGTGCTGCGGGACGAAGACACCTTCGATCCCTCACGCTCGCGCATGACCGTCCGGCTGCACATGAACGACATCGGCGAGGCCCGGCTGCTGCCGGAACTGATGGAGGCCTTGCACCGCCAGGCACCCGGCATACGGGTGCACACGACGCCGCTGCCGCACGGGGAGATCACCGATGCCCTCGAAACCGGAGCCATCCATTTCGCACTCGGGTTTCTGCCCTTGGTCAGCGGAACGGAGCGCGTCGACCTGCTGCGCGATCGCTACGCGGTGGTGGTGCGGGCGGGACATCCGATGGCAAAGGCTTCGAAGGCGGCGGATGTCCGCATGACGATCCAGGACCTGCGGCGCCTGGAGTACGTGGCCGTACGCTCGCACTCGGAGACCCTCCGCATCCTGCAGCAGCTCGGTCTCGATGGACGGCTGGTGCTCAACTCGGCGCATTTCCTTGCGCTGCCGGCGATCATTGCGCGCACCGATTTCGCCGTCGTGATGCCACAGGCGATCGCGCGCAGGTTCATCGAGCCGAAGCGCTATGCGGTGCTTCCGGCGGAGCTGCCCCGCAGCGCCTTCACGGTGTCGCTGCACTGGA